GGGCAAAAAGTAAAAATTCAGCTATTTTTCATGGGGTACTGTTATTGCTTGCAGTGCTATTCTTTGTACCGCTGATGAATATGATTCCATTGGCAGTCTTGGCTGCCATTCTGATTTTAACGGGTTTTAAGCTCACCCATCCCAAGCTCTACGCTGAACTGTATCGTAAAGGTTGGAAACAGTTTCTACCGTTTATGGTCACCATTGTGGCAATTCTAGCGACAGATTTACTGATCGGGATTTTGATTGGTTTGGCGGTGAGCGCAGGCTTTATTTTATATGGCAATTTTAATAAGGGTCTCAAAATTTACCGTGAGCATCATTTACATGGCGTGATTACACGGTTGGAATTGCCGTCGCAAGTCAGCTTTTTAAATCGTTCAGCACTGATTTCGGCCTTAGAGCATATACATCAAGGTGAGCGTGTGGTGATTGATGCCACCCATGTCGATGATATGGATGCCGATATTTTTCAACTGATTCAAGAATATCAGCAGGAAACTGCCAAACAACGCGGCATTGATTTACAACTGATTGGTTTTAAAAACCATTATGCCGATGCCAAAGAGGCGGTGCTAGATATTGATATCAGTACGGTTGCATTACAACAACGTTTAACACCTCAGGCAGTGCTGGATGTATTAAAAGCCGGCAATGCCCGATTTGTTCAAAATGAACGTTTACAACGCGATATTTATCGTCAAATTCGAGTCACTGCAGAAGAGGGGCAGCATCCCATTGCTGCCGTACTCGGCTGTATGGATTCACGTGCACCGACCGAAATGATTTTTGATGTCGGGATTGGTGATTTATTTAGTCTACGTATTGCGGGTAACGTTGCAGGGCAAAAGGTGCTGGGTTCCTTAGAGTTTGCTTGCCAAGCCAAAGGTGCCAAAGTCATCGTGGTGCTTGGGCATACCGACTGCGGTGCGGTGACCAGTGCCTGTCAATTGCATTTGGCGGGGCAGTCGCCGCAAAGCCTTACCAGCATGCCACATATTCGTTATGTGCTCGGTCCTTTAAATGAATCGGTACATAAGGTGGCAGAAATGATGCAACCGCAGCACATGACGGCTGCATTTATTCAGCAAGTCACGCAAATGAATGTGCACAACAATATTCGTTATATTTTGCAAGAAAGTGAAGTATTACTGAACATGGTTGAGCAAGGCGAGATTTTAATTGTCGGTGCTATTTATGACGTGAAAACTGGTCAAGTGCAGTTCTTAGGTGAAAACTAAATTGCATCAAAAAGATCAGCGTGTGACGCGCTGATCTTCTTTCATATGTTGAGCCAATAGGACTTTAAAGCTGCGGCACAATCCAACCACACAGAATGAGCATAATCCCCAAATGACCGAGTTTACGCGTCACATTGACCAGTTTAGACGGTGGTTGCTCAAGCTGTTTAGCATAGTCTTCTACAGACATGCCTTTTTGTGCTTTGCTGGTATAAAGAAAAACAGCTAAGTCGATACAAATCAGAATGGTACCAATATCGGACACCAATTCCATCAGTTCAAATTCTTGGGTATAGAGCGCTAGACCAACGCTATAAATTAAATAAATCCCAAAGGCTAAACAGGCATATTGAAGTAACAGCAAAAACTTCTGCATAAATCTTAACAGCTCAAAATAAATGAAATATATGACATATAAGTCGGGGCAGCTGAGGAGATTACAAGCATTGCATCACCTCTGCAAAGTTTTGCTTTTCAACCAATTCTAAAAATTCATCACCCAAACACTGACTTTCAGCAATGCACTGCTTCCAAAGCTGAATCCGTTGTTGATCATCCAAACCTTTTAAGCTGAAGTCTTTACGGTCGGGTAAACGTCCTAAAGGTAAACTGTTTAAATAGGCTTGCGAAGGCGAGATCAGCAAAGTTCGGGCTTGGTTATTTGGATTGGCTGTACGTTTAAACAGTTTATCAAACCAACCTGGGGTAATGCTGTCGGTGAAATGTGGATACAGCACAATGCCTTTAGATTCAAAAGGTAAGTCAATATGATAGTCAATCAGACCGCCATCGCGGTAGCTGCCTTCCGGGGCATTGGGAATATCTTTAACTGCTGCCATCACCCCTGGAATGGAGGCTGAAGCCATCAGCCATGCCATGACATTTTCTTCAGTCAAGCTTTGATAATGGGTTTGAAATGCATCATCGTGAATCTTGAAGGGCGTACCAATATTGGGTTGGCTGATCACACGCTGCATAAAATGACGGCTATGTTTACGCCCCAATGCAGTGGTGCCCACAATACCTGCCAAAGCGGTCATTAGGGGCAGCGCATGGTCGCTTTGAAACAGGTTTTGCGCTTTAATTGAGAGCACAGTCAAATGATAGTCAGGATGATGAATCAGTTTGCTTTCATGTCCTTTGACTAAGTTGCTGAGCATTTGATAGCAGACCGTACTGACATCCTGCTTGGTCATTTTTTTATGAAAACTTAAGTGGGTATAGAGCTCACCCAGTAATTCAGTTCCCTGTTTGGCACCATGTGCTGCAATACTGGCAAACCGCCAACTCCCAATCGATGAACCAATTAAAGTTCGACGTTGTTGAGCTTGTGGCAGAAAGTCACCAAAAATGGCTTGATCGAGTCCTTGAATGCCGATGCCTTTGGGACCACCTGCAGCACCGGGAATAATATCGACCTGAGCGGGTTGTAAGCCGTCTTTTAAAATAAGCTCGCGTGCTAAGTGACCGGCGCGAATATTGAGTGAATTGGCTTTTCTTTTTAGGATTTGGGTCATAAGCAGGTGATTCTAAAATATGAAATCGTATCAATTGTGCTCAGGTTACCCGATTTAGTAAAAAGATAAAAATTAATCCAACAATAAATTATGCCCAAATAAGATTGGGCATAATTTTAGTTTAGAATGCTTTATATTGAATTCCAATTGATGCTAAACCATAACGCTTATCTAGACGGGATGCTGTCACACCGTTATAGAGGAAAGGAACATAACCGATCAGGTTCTTTTGAAACAATTGACCTTGTAAATAGCCTGTAATTTTAGGGGTAAAGTCGTAGCTAAACTTTGCTCCAAAAGTATGGTTGTCTTTAATAGGGGAATTACCAAAGGTGCTAATACGGTCATCAATCCCATCACGCCATAAACGTTGATATTGATAGGCAAGTTGGCTTTCGAATTGTTTATATCGCCAGTTCCACGAACCTCCAAGACTTGCATAATATGCATCGTAGTTGAGATCTTGATCGATATTGATTGGAAGTGAATTTGAAAGATTTGAAAAATCAAGCGTTTTAATAATAAGTCCATCGATGACACAACGACCCAGTATTTCACCTATTAACTGATTATTATCTTTAAGCTTAACCTTTGCATTACAGCCATTAAATTGACCAATAGCATCTAATTGTTCAACTTTGACTTTACTATAACCGACTGAACCAAAAAAATTAATCCGATTCATAAAATCGATTTTGTGGGATACGACAGCATCAAATTGAATTTGTAAATCTTCAGGATTAACCACTGTCACATTTTCAATTCTTTTTCCATTGATTAGTGTTGGCGTCGACTTTTGAATTTCATTGGCATAATTACCCCAAGCGCCGAGACGGAAGGCAATTTGGGTTTCATTCGTTTGCATGCGCTCAGGTGCAAACTGTAGTGTAAGAGATACTGTATCTAATTTATTGGTATCTATAGAATAATCGATTTCCCGATGCCAATATTGAGTGTCAATCAACCATTCTGGATTGATATGATATTGCCCAATTAAATGTACACCTAGATAATCACCCGAATCACCCTTAATGCCTTCACTTTCTCTTATATCGAAAATATCGACTGTATTATTGACCAAATCCAGACTGGCACTTAAATTCAACTTTTCTGAATGAGGAGATACCTCTAAGAATAAATCATTAGGTGCAGAATAAAGGTTAGAACTTAAGACTAAGGTACTAAAAAAAAATAAAGATTTTTTCAATTTAATTATTACCGAACTAGATATAAAAAAAGCCAGTGATATTCACTGGCTTTTGTAAATGTTATTGAATTTCAAAATAACCTGTGGCTGTTGTACCCGCAAATAGGGAAGTCGAACCGTTACTTAGAGTGAATGTACCTACGTCTAGACCTAATCCTGCAGCAACAGGGTAATTTTCAGGTCGAACATAAGCACGCGTCTGGATAGAAACAGCTTGATTACTATTTAATATATGGTTGATATAGATCTCATAAGGCTGATTAAGTACGTTTGGATAAGCATTAATAATATCAATAAAGGAAACTGTATTAGACACAGCAGGAATTGTTTTGCTTGTATCTAGTTCAAATGAGCCAGATGGGAAGCCTGCTAGCGTTGAGCGAATTTCAATTTTTGCACCTGTAGGAAGAACAAGTTGAGTAATATCGCCACCAGTAAAGGTAATATTTGCATTACTAATATAAACTTCAACAGTTTCCCAATTACCTGTAGTAAATTTAGCTTGTGTTGTAAATCCAAGAGCTACTGAATCTGTTGTAGATAATGATTTACTCAAGCCAAAACTTACGCCCGCAAGACTTTCTAAATTATTACGATTTTTAGCTAAAGTGATTGGAGCTGTAGTAGAAGAGTTTTTCAAAGCATTGATTGATTCGCCAAAGAAAGACAAAGTGTTATATAGGGCATCATTCACCTTAGGTGCTTGAATATTTTCTAATGCATCAATAATGGTTGAGTTTGTTGGATTTTCAAGTGCTGCAACTAAAGTCTCACCAGAAGTTATTGAACCCTCAGCAAGAATAGTATTTAAGCTTGTAGCAATTGTATTTACATTTGTTGCTGCAGTAGATGGTAGGCTTGCTTGAGTGAAAATATTAGTAATTGCTGTGGTATTAAAAGTTTCACCGCTAATGATTGGTGTTGTATTTGGTGCTAATGCGGCATTTCTAATTGCATTTGCAGCTGCAGTTGGACTTAGGTCTGAGTCTTGTAATTCATTTAAAATTTGTTGTACCAAGAAGATCGCAGCTGTTTGACTAGCGCTAGCTGCTGTATTAGAGCTTAATGGATCGAATGTAGTGACATCAGTATTTGCATCAAATCCTAAGAAAGTTAAGACTTTGTTGAAATCGGAATCTGATAAATTTAGATCTTCTTGAAGGGTGGTTAATGGGCTAGCAACAACTGAGGGTGATGCTTTATCAGAGTAGTTAGCAGATTTAACTTTTAACTCACCAGTGAAGATTTTACCAGTTACAGTGTCTACACCACCCGTGATTTTAATTCCTGTTTCTTGACATGCTTGGGTAGTTTGGAATGTGAATTTGCCATTTTCATCAGTCTTTAAATTTGGGTATAAATTTTGGCAAGTAACATTTGTAAATTTAACATCAGCACCAGCAAGATAAAAGTCAACTGCTGTTCCATTAATTGTTTTTGACTTAAAGCCTGACCCACCTGAAGATGAACCACCACATGCGACTAATAATGAAGTTGCTAAAGCTAAACTCGTAAGTTTGAAAATATTATTAAACATAAAATGCCCCTAAAATGAAACTGTTGTGTATTATCATCATGTACGTTTCATTTTATACCAAAAAATGAGCATAAAAATAAGTATAAAATATGTTTCATCTGTCTTTTAGATGCAACAAAGTGTAAGAATTATAACTTTAAATATATATGTCAGAAATAGTGAACCAAAATGATTCACTATAATGAGGTAAAATGAATGAATTTTACTTTAAAATGTGATTATTTCAACACTCTTAATATAGAAAGTAAACTAACGCAAATAATGAGAATCGTAGACACATACCACGGTGCAACCACAGCAATCGCCAAAAGAATCGCCATAATACTGCCGAACATCCAATTCCGTTTCTGCTGATGCTCCATTTGCAGACGCATGCTTTGCAGCTCGTTCAATTGTTTAGCATGCCACGCAGACTGGTTTTTCAAGCCATTTAAGCTATCAATCAGTAAAGTCGGTAAATCCTGCGCACCTAAAAGCAAATCAGGGATTTTTTGTCCGAGTTCTTTTAAGTTTTTCTGCGGATTCATTTGGGCTTTAATCCAATCGGTAAGGATTGGTTTTGCCAAACTCCAAATATCCAGTTCAGGATATAAGTCCGTCCCTAAACCCTCTACATGCACCAATGTTTTCAGCAACAACATGAGTTGCGGTGGAATTTCTAAATGGAAACGACGTGCAATATCCATAACCTGAATTAAGATGCCAGCAAAATCCAATTCATGCATCGGTTTCGATACCATTGGACCGACCGTGCGACGCATTTCACGTGCTAAGGCATCTTGGTCTGTTCCCGGTGGAATCCAACCCGCTTGATGCACAATCTGAATCAGCTGCATAAAGTCGCTGTTCATGACCGCAAGTAGCATACGCGCAACAGTCATTTGGTCATGCTTAGACAGTTCACCCATAATTGCGCAGTCGAGCGCAATAAAACGTGGATTGCTTGGATTAATGGTTTCGACAAAGACATTGCCGGGATGCATATCCGCATGGAAAAAATTATCGCGGAAGACTTGTGTAAAGAAGATGGTTAAACCTTTCTTTGCCAAATCCGCACGGTCCATGCCTAAACGGTCAAAAGTCTCCACATCTGAAATGGGTACACCAGTGATACGTTCAGCGACCAAGACATCTTTGCTGTCCATGTACATTTCAGGCACATACATCATGCTTGAGCCAGTGAAATTATGACGCATTAAACGGGTGTTTTCAGCTTCCAGAGTGAGATCAAGTTCATTCAGAATAATCTGACGATAGTCTTGAATAATCTCGGATAAATGTAGTGCTCGTGCTGCTTCTATACGCTTCTCAAGTGCATGACCTAACCACGCTAGAATTTCAAAGTCTTGAAGAATTTGCTCACGAATATTGGGACGAGTGACTTTAACAACGACTTCACGACCATCGTGCAGTGCTGCTGTATGCACTTGTGCAATAGATGCAGCAGCTAATGGCTGTGCATCAAAACGTGCAAAGAGCGTATTTACATCCGCCTTTAATGATTCCTGAATGCGCATTTTTGCGACATCATTATCAAAAGGTTTCACTCGGTCTTGCAGTAAGACCAATTGTTGTAAGACCTCAGGTGGAATCAAATCACGACGTGTTGAGAGTAGCTGCCCCAATTTAATTGCCAGCGGTCCCATTTCTTCTAAAGCTTCTTTCAGCTTGAGAGGATTCTTGCGCTCTTTGCTTGACCATGCAGCAGGGTGTAAGCGAATCAGAGCAAGTGCATGACGTGCCTTTTCAGGTAATTCTTCCGCAGGAAACAACGTGTCGAGTCTATAGTGCGCGGCAATGCGCCAAAGTTCGAGTAAACGTGAAACGTGCGGAATCATAGAGTGGCTTACCTAGTTTTAAATTAAGTCTTGTTGAGAGTCGATCTGTGCTTGAAGCTGACGAATTTTAGCTTCAACACGGTCTAAATTTTGGTTCAAGATACGTGTATCTTGATTTAAATCATCCATTTGCCAACGTGGGGCAAATAGACCACTGTCTTCTTTTAAGGCATCTTCAGCAAAGAATAAATGACTTTGCAGCGTTTGCTTGAGTTGTTGCGGTGCAAGTTGGATTTTGGCGATTTCATGTGCCAAGGCAGGTCCAATCCAAGGACTCAAATGCGCTGCTAAATCAGGTTCAGCTTGTTGCATGATTTTTTGGATATCTTGCAGCAGCTTATAGTCACCTTGTAGTGGAATATTTCCCACATCTTCAACAAGCAATAGCTTAATCAGCTCAACAACATTTTCCACACAAAGTGTTGCCGTTGCTTCTGAGGTAAATTCATCTTGTGCATCGAAAGGACGCTGCTCGAAGATGGATGCTGATTCGCTATGACCTGTGACGGTTGGACTTAAACGGACTTTGCCATCATCAAAAAAGACATCAACAGAGAGCTGCGGCGATGTAATCACGACGCGAAGCATTTTCCCTGCTAATGCATTAAGTTGGATGCGGGTAATTGCATCCAAGTCGATGATGTGATGAATAACGCGTTCAATTGCACCGAGTGCTAAGATTGACCACATGGCTGAACCTTAGAGTTTAAAACCACGGTGAACGGCAACAATACCACCAGTCAAGTTGTGGTAATCACAGTTTTGGAAGCCAGCATTTTCCATCATACCTTTTAAAGTACGTTGGTCTGGGTGCATACGAATCGATTCAGCCAAGTATTTATAGCTCTCTGAGTCATTGGCAATGATTTTACCCATGATTGGCAGTGCCGTGAATGAATACAAATCGTAAAGTTTTGAGAATGGCTCAAATACAGGTTTAGAGAATTCGAGTACCAATAAACGACCACCTGGCTTCAATACACGATACATCGCAGCAAGCGCAGCATCTTTATCGGTCACGTTACGCAGACCAAATGAAATCGTTAATAGATCGAAGCTATTGTCTTCAAATGGTTCTAAAGTTTCAGCATTTGCCAAAACAAAATCAACGTTGGTACAACCTGCATCGATTAATCGGTCACGACCAACATTCAACATCGATTCGTTAATGTCAGATAAAACCACATGACCTGTTGGACCCACTTCACGACTAAAAACTTTGGCAAGGTCACCTGTACCACCGGCAATATCGAGTACGCGTTGACCACGACGAACACCTGACATGTTAATCGCAAAACGTTTCCATAAACGGTGAATACCAAATGACATCAAGTCATTCATGATGTCGTATTTCGCTGCAACAGAGTGGAAGACTTCAGCCACTTTTTGCGCTTTTTCCTCACTGCTTACGGTTTGGTAGCCGAAGTGAGTCGTTGGACCGACATTACCTGTGTTTGCACCACGTGGCAGATTGTATTTTGGTACGCTGCCAGTCACTGGGGTATCTGTCAGACGTTGCTCAAGAGATTGCTGCTGACCTTGCGGTGCACCTTGTGGAAGTGGTGCTGT
This window of the Acinetobacter sp. NCu2D-2 genome carries:
- the ubiE gene encoding bifunctional demethylmenaquinone methyltransferase/2-methoxy-6-polyprenyl-1,4-benzoquinol methylase UbiE, with translation MSNENQTPTPTTESAQNTDKVSPFLTAPLPQGAPQGQQQSLEQRLTDTPVTGSVPKYNLPRGANTGNVGPTTHFGYQTVSSEEKAQKVAEVFHSVAAKYDIMNDLMSFGIHRLWKRFAINMSGVRRGQRVLDIAGGTGDLAKVFSREVGPTGHVVLSDINESMLNVGRDRLIDAGCTNVDFVLANAETLEPFEDNSFDLLTISFGLRNVTDKDAALAAMYRVLKPGGRLLVLEFSKPVFEPFSKLYDLYSFTALPIMGKIIANDSESYKYLAESIRMHPDQRTLKGMMENAGFQNCDYHNLTGGIVAVHRGFKL
- a CDS encoding ABC1 kinase family protein; the encoded protein is MIPHVSRLLELWRIAAHYRLDTLFPAEELPEKARHALALIRLHPAAWSSKERKNPLKLKEALEEMGPLAIKLGQLLSTRRDLIPPEVLQQLVLLQDRVKPFDNDVAKMRIQESLKADVNTLFARFDAQPLAAASIAQVHTAALHDGREVVVKVTRPNIREQILQDFEILAWLGHALEKRIEAARALHLSEIIQDYRQIILNELDLTLEAENTRLMRHNFTGSSMMYVPEMYMDSKDVLVAERITGVPISDVETFDRLGMDRADLAKKGLTIFFTQVFRDNFFHADMHPGNVFVETINPSNPRFIALDCAIMGELSKHDQMTVARMLLAVMNSDFMQLIQIVHQAGWIPPGTDQDALAREMRRTVGPMVSKPMHELDFAGILIQVMDIARRFHLEIPPQLMLLLKTLVHVEGLGTDLYPELDIWSLAKPILTDWIKAQMNPQKNLKELGQKIPDLLLGAQDLPTLLIDSLNGLKNQSAWHAKQLNELQSMRLQMEHQQKRNWMFGSIMAILLAIAVVAPWYVSTILIICVSLLSILRVLK
- a CDS encoding patatin-like phospholipase family protein; translation: MTQILKRKANSLNIRAGHLARELILKDGLQPAQVDIIPGAAGGPKGIGIQGLDQAIFGDFLPQAQQRRTLIGSSIGSWRFASIAAHGAKQGTELLGELYTHLSFHKKMTKQDVSTVCYQMLSNLVKGHESKLIHHPDYHLTVLSIKAQNLFQSDHALPLMTALAGIVGTTALGRKHSRHFMQRVISQPNIGTPFKIHDDAFQTHYQSLTEENVMAWLMASASIPGVMAAVKDIPNAPEGSYRDGGLIDYHIDLPFESKGIVLYPHFTDSITPGWFDKLFKRTANPNNQARTLLISPSQAYLNSLPLGRLPDRKDFSLKGLDDQQRIQLWKQCIAESQCLGDEFLELVEKQNFAEVMQCL
- a CDS encoding ubiquinone biosynthesis accessory factor UbiJ, which translates into the protein MWSILALGAIERVIHHIIDLDAITRIQLNALAGKMLRVVITSPQLSVDVFFDDGKVRLSPTVTGHSESASIFEQRPFDAQDEFTSEATATLCVENVVELIKLLLVEDVGNIPLQGDYKLLQDIQKIMQQAEPDLAAHLSPWIGPALAHEIAKIQLAPQQLKQTLQSHLFFAEDALKEDSGLFAPRWQMDDLNQDTRILNQNLDRVEAKIRQLQAQIDSQQDLI